Proteins encoded within one genomic window of Humulus lupulus chromosome 1, drHumLupu1.1, whole genome shotgun sequence:
- the LOC133806973 gene encoding pentatricopeptide repeat-containing protein At2g13600-like, whose protein sequence is MLTKYSLCSALNTCAKTLNQRLGLQIHALIIEMGYEDNIFLNSALIDLYAKCDAILEARRVFCSMKQHDQVSWTSIISGLSKNDHEREAIWKFKEMLSTQINPNSFTYVGVISACSKLEEGLQQGSLLHAHVIKLGFNDNNCVASSLIDCYSKWGEVDQAKFVFDEITEKDGVLLGSMISGYAQNLYGDEALKVFMEMRNMNLSPNDHTLTSVLNACGSLTVLQEGKQVHSLVTKMGSESNVFVASALIDMYSKCGSIDEARGIFDQTPEKNTVLWTSLIMGYAQSGRGSEALELFDHLVTEEGLKPDHICFTAILTACNHVGFLERGVDYFNKMIKDYGLVPELDQYACLVDLYARNGHLRKAKELMEEMPCSPNHVMWSSFLGFCKVYGEVELGREAAKELIEMEPFNAAPIVTLSHLYARAGLWTEVAEVRKLMQKKDIRKSSGWSRWLK, encoded by the coding sequence ATGCTAACGAAGTACTCACTATGCTCAGCGCTGAATACTTGTGCCAAGACCCTCAACCAGCGCTTGGGTCTCCAAATTCATGCCCTTATTATTGAAATGGGATATGAAGATAATATCTTTCTGAACAGTGCGCTTATCGACTTGTATGCTAAATGTGATGCTATTTTGGAAGCAAGAAGGGTGTTTTGCAGTATGAAACAACATGATCAAGTGTCGTGGACATCGATAATTTCTGGGTTGTCAAAGAACGACCATGAAAGAGAAGCCATATGGAAGTTTAAAGAGATGCTTAGTACACAAATTAATCCCAATAGTTTTACATATGTAGGTGTTATAAGTGCATGTTCAAAGTTAGAAGAGGGACTTCAACAAGGTTCTTTGCTCCATGCACATGTTATCAAACTCGGTTTTAATGATAACAATTGTGTGGCCAGCTCATTGATTGATTGCTATTCAAAGTGGGGGGAAGTGGATCAAGCAAAGTTTGTATTTGATGAGATAACAGAGAAAGATGGTGTTCTACTCGGTTCCATGATTTCGGGTTATGCACAGAATTTATATGGTGACGAGGCTCTAAAGGTGTTCATGGAAATGAGGAATATGAATTTGAGTCCAAATGATCATACTTTAACTAGTGTTCTTAATGCTTGTGGGAGCCTCACAGTTCTCCAAGAAGGAAAACAAGTGCACTCTTTGGTCACTAAAATGGGTTCAGAAAGCAATGTTTTTGTAGCCAGTGCTTTGATTGATATGTATTCAAAGTGCGGCAGCATTGATGAAGCTCGTGGCATATTTGATCAAACACCTGAAAAAAATACAGTATTGTGGACTTCATTGATTATGGGTTATGCTCAAAGTGGTAGGGGGTCAGAAGCACTTGAGCTCTTTGATCATTTGGTGACTGAAGAAGGGCTCAAGCCAGACCATATTTGCTTTACTGCTATTTTGACTGCCTGCAATCATGTAGGTTTTCTTGAAAGGGGAGTAGATTACTTCAACAAGATGATCAAGGATTATGGGCTCGTGCCTGAACTTGACCAATATGCTTGCTTGGTGGACCTGTATGCCAGAAATGGGCACCTGAGGAAGGCAAAGGAGTTGATGGAGGAAATGCCTTGTAGTCCAAATCATGTAATGTGGAGTTCCTTCTTAGGTTTTTGCAAGGTTTATGGTGAAGTAGAATTAGGGAGGGAGGCTGCGAAAGAGCTCATTGAGATGGAACCATTTAATGCTGCACCTATTGTTACATTGTCACATTTATATGCAAGAGCTGGTTTATGGACAGAAGTAGCTGAGGTTAGAAAACTAATGCAAAAAAAGGACATAAGGAAAAGTTCGGGATGGAGTCGGTGGTTGAAGTAG